In Oryza sativa Japonica Group chromosome 11, ASM3414082v1, the following are encoded in one genomic region:
- the LOC4349972 gene encoding heat shock cognate 70 kDa protein, giving the protein MASAPGDGKQGGGGGGPAVGIDLGTTYSCVAVWRHDRGEVIANDQGNRLTPSCVAFTADDDDSFVGDAAFNQSALNPTNTIFEVKRLIGRRFSDDSVQKDIKLWPFKVVAGQEDRPMIVVRHEGEERQFMPEEISSMVLAKMRETAEVYLGKTVTNAVITVPVYFNNAQRQATMDAGAIAGLNVMRIINEPTAAALAYGLEKMPVSNKGRMVLVFDLGGGTFDISLLNIDPGVNIDMGLFEVKATAGDTHLGGADFDNELVKHSLREFNRKHGSMDIESNQKALRRLRTACERAKRMLSSTMQTTIEVDSLHQGIDFRVTLTRSRFEELNKDLFSKCMEAMENCLRDAKVDKWSVDDVVLVGGSTRIPKVQKMLSEFFDGKELCRSINPDEAVAYGAAIQASILCGGTDDKRLVDMLLREVTPLSLGVETEDNCTMSVVIPRNTAIPTKKVKNFTTLYDNQINVSFPVYEGESANTKDNNLLGEFTLYGIPPAPKRVPSIDVTFDIDANGVLNVSAEHKVTGQKNSITITNRSGRLNKEEIDRMALEAERHKMKRIKQNEVV; this is encoded by the exons ATGGCGTCGGCCCCCGGCGACGGcaagcagggcggcggcggcggcgggccggcggtggGCATCGACCTCGGAACGACCTACTCGTGCGTGGCGGTGTGGCGGCACGACCGCGGCGAGGTCATCGCCAACGACCAGGGCAACCGCCTCACGCCCTCCTGCGTCGCCttcaccgccgacgacgacgacagcttCGTCGGCGACGCTGCCTTCAACCAGTCCGCACTCAACCCAACCAATACCATCTTTG AAGTGAAGCGACTGATTGGCCGCCGATTCAGCGATGATTCTGTACAAAAAGATATCAAGCTTTGGCCTTTCAAAGTCGTGGCAGGTCAAGAGGACAGGCCGATGATCGTGGTGCGGCATGAAGGCGAGGAAAGGCAGTTCATGCCCGAGGAGATCTCCTCCATGGTGCTCGCCAAGATGAGGGAGACGGCCGAGGTGTACCTCGGCAAGACGGTCACGAACGCCGTCATCACTGTCCCGGTCTACTTCAACAACGCGCAGCGGCAGGCCACCATGGacgccggcgccatcgccggccTCAACGTGATGCGCATCATCAacgagcccaccgccgccgccctcgcctacGGTCTCGAGAAGATGCCCGTCAGCAACAAGGGGAGGATGGTGCTCGTGTTCGATCTCGGTGGCGGCACATTCgacatctcccttctcaacatcGATCCCGGTGTCAACATCGATATGGGCCTCTTCGAGGTGAAGGCCACCGCCGGTGACACTCACCTTGGCGGAGCGGATTTCGACAACGAGTTGGTGAAGCACTCCTTGCGAGAGTTCAATCGGAAACATGGGTCGATGGACATTGAAAGCAATCAGAAGGCGTTAAGGAGATTGAGGACCGCCTGCGAGAGAGCGAAGAGGATGCTGTCATCCACGATGCAGACCACCATTGAGGTAGACTCGCTCCATCAAGGCATCGACTTCCGCGTCACCCTCACCCGATCCCGATTTGAGGAGCTGAACAAGGATCTCTTCAGCAAGTGCATGGAGGCTATGGAGAATTGCCTCCGCGACGCCAAGGTGGACAAGTGGAGTGTTGACGATGTCGTCCTCGTGGGTGGCTCCACCCGCATACCCAAGGTGCAGAAGATGCTGAGTGAGTTCTTCGACGGGAAGGAGCTCTGCCGCAGCATCAACCCCGATGAAGCCGTCGCGTATGGCGCCGCCATCCAGGCCTCCATTTTATGTGGTGGAACCGATGATAAGAGGTTGGTTGATATGCTTCTCCGCGAAGTCACGCCGCTCTCGCTAGGTGTTGAGACTGAAGATAATTGTACAATGAGCGTGGTGATCCCAAGGAACACTGCAATCCCGACCAAGAAGGTGAAAAACTTCACTACTCTCTACGACAACCAGATCAACGTGAGCTTTCCGGTGTACGAGGGTGAGAGCGCAAACACCAAGGACAACAACCTGCTCGGCGAGTTCACGCTATATGGCATCCCCCCGGCACCCAAGAGAGTGCCATCTATCGATGTCACTTTCGACATTGATGCCAACGGGGTCTTGAACGTTTCTGCCGAGCACAAGGTCACCGGACAGAAGAACAGCATCACCATCACTAACCGCAGCGGACGGCTGAACAAGGAGGAAATCGATCGCATGGCTCTGGAGGCCGAGAGGCACAAGATGAAGCGGATCAAGCAAAACGAAGTAGTCTAA